In Ptychodera flava strain L36383 chromosome 17, AS_Pfla_20210202, whole genome shotgun sequence, one genomic interval encodes:
- the LOC139116158 gene encoding interferon-induced helicase C domain-containing protein 1-like, producing MAITKHCFVESLAEQAQSNGGDVTFKRKAIFLVHRIPLLNQTYKRFKRHLPLLNIAKRSGASMTNTGFEMLVPVNDMIITTGGILKNSLTEKKVTLDEFSLIIIDECHHAMKNHPYNVIMAEYLRLKLSNPTTKLPQIIGLTASPGSGSKSGLKTATDHILKLCANMDAHMFVTVKDEKNKESLGKVTNDPDKYTSVTDPRKPDPFKEKVEEIMVEIEKRAGLTAPGQRETQQYETFIMESLNAATSGRQHEVAKCCEHLREYNTALQMNSLCRMADALDVIESFYNERSARGQHRATDIEKWLYKLFKKSSSNLFDISEKKKAIQIQKLSN from the exons ATGGCGATCACCAAACACTGCTTTGTTGAATCATTGGCTGAACAAGCACAGAGTAATGGCGGTGACGTAAcctttaaaagaaaagcaataTTCCTCGTCCATCGCATACCGCTGCTCAACCAAACGTACAAGCGGTTCAAAAGACATTTGCCGCTCTTGAATATTGCGAAGCGAAGTGGAGCGTCCATGACAAACACAGGGTTTGAAATGCTTGTTCCGGTCAATGACATGATCATTACTACTGGAGGAATCTTAAAGAACAGTTTAACAGAAAAGAAGGTTACTCTAGATGAGTTTTCATTAATTATTATCGATGAATGCCACCATGCCATGAAAAATCATCCCTATAACGTTATAATGGCTGAGTATCTGAGGTTGAAGCTTTCAAACCCAACCACCAAGCTTCCTCAGATAATTGGCCTGACAGCGAGCCCCGGCTCTGGCAGTAAGAGTGGTTTGAAAACAGCAACTGACCACATATTAAAACTGTGTGCAAATATGGATGCGCACATGTTTGTTACCGTGAAGGATGAAAAAAACAAGGAATCGCTCGGGAAAGTGACTAATGATCCTGACAAGTACACAAGTGTGACCGATCCCCGAAAGCCAGATCCTTTCAAGGAAAAGGTAGAAGAAATAATGGTGGAAATCGAGAAGAGAGCTGGTCTGACCGCACCTGGACAGCGCGAGACACAACAGTATGAGACTTTCATAATGGAATCCTTGAATGCTGCCACCAGTGGGCGTCAACATGAAGTCGCCAAGTGTTGTGAACATCTAAGAGAATACAACACAG CTTTACAGATGAACAGCTTGTGTAGGATGGCAGATGCTCTGGATGTTATTGAGAGCTTCTATAACGAGAGGTCGGCAAGAGGTCAGCACAGGGCAACCGATATTGAGAAGTGGCTGTATAAGTTGTTCAAAA AAAGTTCCAGCAACTTATTTGATATCAGCGAGAAGAAGAAAGCTATCCAAATCCAAAAGTTGTCAAACTGA
- the LOC139116156 gene encoding uncharacterized protein: MASPFNYGANRADKEIEDYEDPPEIVALRRLRQGFIRDIVPSHIIPVLKTCLTRREEEQIRAEEGNKGPITGAMMFLDYLIKKDRWYEQFLSALKDDDVKLEHLALELENEVKVCKEESKRDHARRSMTFGGSYTEGQADAGLQSTNPDLQNCQESFRSRYVQGAFTVDDVEQAMRDVRINLAANLPCLPDEPPPPYTTGTYFEDGGRLVQSAGGTPQQNKPLTVNQYFVNVNVQKGNVQVGSDNVHIGNDDVTSSAGNGNKQTQDVKTSPSADSKDGRIRNDEEEGRRMHY; this comes from the exons ATGGCGAGCCCGTTTAATTACGGTGCCAACAGGGCGGACAAGGAAATTGAGGATTACGAAGACCCTCCTGAAATCGTTGCTCTGCGTCGACTTCGCCAGGGGTTCATCCGTGATATTGTACCGTCTCACATTATACCGGTGCTTAAAACATGCCTCACTCGCCGAGAAGAAGAACAGATCCGCGCTGAAGAGGGCAACAAAGGGCCGATCACAGGAGCCATGATGTTTCTTGACTACCTCATCAAGAAGGACAGATGGTATGAACAATTTTTGTCGGCGTTGAAGGATGATGACGTCAAACTTGAACACCTTGCCTTGGAGTTGGAGAACG AAGTTAAAGTTTGTAAAGAAGAGAGTAAGCGAGACCATGCTAGGAGATCGATGACATTTGGAGGTAGCTACACAGAAGGGCAAGCTGATGCAGGACTGCAGTCTACTAACCCTGACTTACAGAATTGCCAGGAATCATTTCGAAGTAGATATGTACAAGGGGCTTTCACAGTGGATGATGTTGAACAGGCCATGAGAG ATGTGCGAATTAACCTAGCAGCCAATTTGCCATGCCTTCCCGATGAACCACCTCCCCCCTACACGACTGGTACCTATTTTGAAGACGGGGGAAGGCTTGTGCAGTCAGCAGGTGGAACTCCTCAACAAAACAAACCACTGACCGTAAATCAATATTTCGTCAATGTCAATGTACAGAAAGGGAATGTGCAAGTGGGAAGTGATAATGTGCACATAGGAAATGATGATGTGACGTCATCAGCTGGTAAcggaaataaacaaacacaagatGTAAAGACTTCACCTTCTGCTGACAGTAAAG aTGGCAGAATAAGAAATGATGAGGAGGAGGGACGAAGAATGCATTATTGA